In Rhinolophus ferrumequinum isolate MPI-CBG mRhiFer1 chromosome 18, mRhiFer1_v1.p, whole genome shotgun sequence, a genomic segment contains:
- the LOC117038063 gene encoding LOW QUALITY PROTEIN: voltage-dependent calcium channel beta subunit-associated regulatory protein-like (The sequence of the model RefSeq protein was modified relative to this genomic sequence to represent the inferred CDS: inserted 1 base in 1 codon) produces the protein MQPTATMATGATTTATITLTTTWDNTTDRPTAEPDPILDNYVLVVVVMSLFVGGTLVVLSGVLLLCRRCWEVHRRFNRDTEEAEKTTTTYLDNGTHLAQDPELRGEDPEGQDAETERFLSTSSTGRRVSFNEAALFEQSRKAQDKGRRYTLTEGDFHHLKNARLTHLHLPPLKIVTIHECDSGEASAITMPHPTATPKASLAIFQPAGKALTGRSVGPSSALPGDPYHPAAGPAAFEISASTSSDSGEGTSLDAGARSAKPGGLRAVVGPGEAGPGSGAGPVLQFFTRLRRHASLDGASPYFKVKKWKLEPNQRASSLDTRGSPKRHHFQRQRAASESMEQEEGDTSHMDFIQYIASTGATMAFPPPRPFLASPTSPPPALGRYFSVDRGARGGPVGPCPTPXPPRWPREHSPCPADRRSCPSGATTPGGCLVGATSSVWTGGGEQGETG, from the exons ATGCAGCCCACGGCCACCATGGCCACTGGTGCCACCACCACCGCCACGATCACCCTGACCACTACATGGGACAACACCACAGACCGCCCAACA GCGGAGCCCGACCCCATCTTGGACAACTatgtgttggtggtggtggtgatgtcaCTCTTCGTGGGGGGCACACTCGTGGTGCTGTCCGGCGTGCTGCTCCTGTGTAGGCGCTGCTGGGAGGTCCACCGGCGCTTCAACAG AGATacagaggaggcagagaagacCACCACCACCTACCTGGACAACGGCACCCACCTGGCCCAAG ACCCCGAATTGAGGGGGGAGGACCCGGAGGGCCAGGACGCCGAGACCGAGCGCTTCCTGTCCACCAGCTCCACTGGCCGCAGAGTGTCCTTCAACGAGGCAGCCCTGTTTGAGCAGAGCCGGAAGGCACAGGACAAAGGCCGCCG GTACACGCTGACGGAGGGGGACTTCCACCACCTGAAGAATGCTCGCCTCACCCACCTGCACCTGCCACCCCTCAAGATTGTCACAATCCATGAGTGTGACTCAGGCGAGGCCAGTGCAATCACCATGCCCcaccccactgccacccccaaGGCCAGCCTTGCCATATTCCAG CCCGCGGGGAAGGCCCTCACTGGCCGCTCCGTGGGCCCCAGCTCCGCCCTGCCAGGTGACCCTTACCACCCGGCCGCAGGCCCTGCTGCTTTTGAGATTAGTGCCTCTACATCCAGCGACTCTGGGGAAGGCACCTCG CTGGATGCAGGTGCGAGGAGCGCCAAGCCTGGTGGGCTGAGGGCCGTGGTGGGGCCCGGGGAGGCGGGCCCAGGCTCTGGGGCAGGTCCAGTCCTTCAGTTCTTCACCCGCCTGAGGCGCCATGCCAGCCTGGATGGGGCCAGCCCTTACTTCAAGGTCAAGAAATGGAAGCTGGAGCCCAACCAACGGGCATCCAGTCTAGACACGAGAG GCTCTCCCAAGCGGCACCACTTCCAGAGGCAGCGGGCAGCCAGCGAGAGCAtggagcaggaggagggggaCACCTCCCACATGGACTTCATCCAGTACATTGCGAGCACAGGCGCCACCATGGCCTTTCCGCCCCCCCGCCCCTTTCTGGCCAGTCCCACCAGCCCGCCCCCCGCTCTCGGCAGGTATTTTTCAGTAGATAGAGGTGCTAGGGGTGGGCCTGtgggtccctgccccaccc TCCCCCCTAGGTGGCCCAGGGAGCACTCTCCCTGCCCTGCGGACAGGAGGTCATGTCCCTCAGGTGCCACCACTCCTGGAGGCTGCCTCGTTGGGGCCACCTCTTCAGTATGGACCggaggaggggagcagggggaAACTGGGTAA
- the ATP5F1D gene encoding ATP synthase subunit delta, mitochondrial isoform X2 → MLPASLLRRPGLSRLVRQARAYAEAAAAPAPAAGPGQMSFTFASPTQVFFNGANVRQVDVPTQTGAFGILAAHVPTLQVLRPGLVVVHAEDGTTSKYFVSSGSVTVNADSSVQLLAEEAVTLDMLDLGAAKANLEKAQSELSGAADEVARAEIQIRIEASEALVKALE, encoded by the exons ATGCTGCCCGCTTCGCTGCTCCGTCGCCCTGGCCTGAGTCGCCTCGTGCGCCAGGCCCGCGCCTACGCCGAGGCCGCCGCCGCCCCAGCACCCGCCGCGGGTCCGGGACAAATGTCCTTTACCTTCGCCTCACCCACGCAG GTCTTTTTCAATGGTGCCAACGTCCGGCAGGTGGATGTGCCCACGCAGACGGGAGCCTTTGGTATTCTGGCTGCCCACGTGCCCACCCTGCAGGTCCTGCGGCCAGGGCTGGTCGTTGTCCACGCCGAGGACGGCACCACTTCCAAATACTTTG TGAGCAGCGGCTCAGTCACAGTGAATGCTGATTCCTCAGTGCAGTTACTGGCCGAGGAGGCTGTGACGCTGGACATGCTGGACCTGGGT GCGGCTAAGGCAAACTTGGAGAAGGCACAGTCGGAGCTGTCGGGGGCGGCGGACGAGGTTGCAAGGGCTGAGATCCAAATCCGAATCGAGGCCAGCGAGGCCCTGGTGAAGGCTCTGGAGTAG
- the ATP5F1D gene encoding ATP synthase subunit delta, mitochondrial isoform X1, with product MLPASLLRRPGLSRLVRQARAYAEAAAAPAPAAGPGQMSFTFASPTQMMVLRPCLRIKTQALAPVRLLLCPPSALSPALVFFNGANVRQVDVPTQTGAFGILAAHVPTLQVLRPGLVVVHAEDGTTSKYFVSSGSVTVNADSSVQLLAEEAVTLDMLDLGAAKANLEKAQSELSGAADEVARAEIQIRIEASEALVKALE from the exons ATGCTGCCCGCTTCGCTGCTCCGTCGCCCTGGCCTGAGTCGCCTCGTGCGCCAGGCCCGCGCCTACGCCGAGGCCGCCGCCGCCCCAGCACCCGCCGCGGGTCCGGGACAAATGTCCTTTACCTTCGCCTCACCCACGCAG ATGATGGTACTGAGGCCCTGTCTGAGGATTAAAACCCAAGCTTTGGCCCCAGTGCGTTTGCTTCTGTGTCCCCCATCAGCACTCAGTCCTGCCTTG GTCTTTTTCAATGGTGCCAACGTCCGGCAGGTGGATGTGCCCACGCAGACGGGAGCCTTTGGTATTCTGGCTGCCCACGTGCCCACCCTGCAGGTCCTGCGGCCAGGGCTGGTCGTTGTCCACGCCGAGGACGGCACCACTTCCAAATACTTTG TGAGCAGCGGCTCAGTCACAGTGAATGCTGATTCCTCAGTGCAGTTACTGGCCGAGGAGGCTGTGACGCTGGACATGCTGGACCTGGGT GCGGCTAAGGCAAACTTGGAGAAGGCACAGTCGGAGCTGTCGGGGGCGGCGGACGAGGTTGCAAGGGCTGAGATCCAAATCCGAATCGAGGCCAGCGAGGCCCTGGTGAAGGCTCTGGAGTAG
- the MIDN gene encoding midnolin isoform X2 produces MEPQPGGARSCRRGAPGGACELGPAAEAAPMSLAIHSTTGTRYELSVPPDETVEGLRKRLSQRLKVPKERLALLHKDTRLSSGKLQEFGVGDGSKLTLVPTVEAGLMSQASRPEQSVMQALESLTETQPPAAPGPGRPGGGGFRKYRFILFKRPWHRQGPQSPERGGERPQVSDFLSGRSPLTLALRVGDHMMFVQLQLAAQHAPLQHRHVLAAAAAAAAAARGDPSMTTPMSSPCRPVSSAARVPPVPTSPAPASPSPVTAGSFRSHSAPSTCTEMDCSSSANAGASPTSTPAGSPTSRSRKPGAVIESFVNHAPGVFSGTFSGTLHPNCQDSSGRPRRDIGTILQILNDLLSATRHYQGMPPSLTQLRCHAQCTPASPAPDLTPKTTSCEKLAASTSVSQARIGKPPGDRLRQTENRATRCKVERLQLLLQQKRLRRKARRDARGPYHWPPSRKVGRSDGGGGGGGGGPSEAAGLGLDFEDSVWKPEVNPDLKSEFVVA; encoded by the exons ATGGAGCCGCAGCCCGGCGGTGCCCGGAGCTGCCGGCGCGGGGCCCCCGGTGGTGCCTGCGAGCTGGGTCCCGCGGCCGAGGCGGCGCCCATGAGCCTGGCCATCCACAGCACGACGGGCACCCGCTACGAGCTGTCGGTGCCCCCCGACGAGACGGTGGAGGGGCTGCGCAAGCGGCTGTCCCAGCGCCTCAAAGTGCCCAAGGAGCGCCTGGCTCTGCTCCACAAAGACAC CCGGCTCAGTTCGGGGAAGCTGCAGGAGTTCGGCGTGGGGGATGGCAGCAAGCTGACTCTCGTGCCCACCGTGGAGGCGGGCCTCATG TCTCAGGCTTCAAGGCCAGAACAGTCTGTGATGCAGGCCCTGGAGAGCTTGACGGAGACCCAG CCCCCAGCGGCACCCGGGCCGGGCCGGCCTGGCGGAGGCGGCTTCCGGAAATACCGATTCATTTTATTTAAGCGTCCGTGGCACCGACAGGGACcccagagcccagagaggggCGGCGAGaggccccag GTCAGTGACTTCTTGTCTGGCCGCTCACCACTGACCCTGGCTCTTCGAGTGGGTGACCACATGATGTTCGTCCAGCTTCAGCTCGCCGCCCAGCACGCCCCGCTACAGCACCGCCATGTGTTGGCTGCTGCAGCCGCTGCAGCCGCTGCTGCCCGCGGAGACCCCAGCATGACCACCCCTATGTCCTCTCCCTGCCGGCCAGTGTCCAGTGCTGCCCGTGTCCCCCCAGTACCCACCAGCCCTGCCCCTGCATCCCCCTCACCTGTCACAGCCGGCTCCTTCCGATCCCACTCGGCCCCCAGCACGTGCACCGAG ATGGACTGTTCCTCCTCTGCCAATGCCGGGGCCAGCCCCACGTCCACCCCTGCGGGCAGCCCCACCTCCCGCTCCCGCAAACCAGGCGCCGTCATCGAGAGCTTCGTGAACCACGCCCCGGGGGTCTTCTCAGGGACCTTCTCTG GCACACTGCACCCCAACTGCCAGGACAGCAGCGGACGGCCGCGGCGTGACATTGGCACCATCCTGCAGATCCTCAATGACCTCTTGAGTGCCACGCGGCACTACCAGGGCATGCCCCCGTCCCTGACCCAGCTGCGCTGCCATGCCCAGTGCACGCCCGCCTCGCCTGCCCCAGACCTCACCCCCAAAACTACCTCCTGTGAGAAGCTGGCAGCCTCGACCTCCGTGAGCCAGGCCCGCATAGGCAAGCCCCCCG GGGACCGGCTGCGGCAGACAGAAAACCGGGCCACCCGCTGCAAGGTGGAACGCctgcagctgctgctccagcagaAAAGGCTCCGTAGGAAGGCCCGGCGCGACGCCCGAGGCCCCTACCACTGGCCACCCAGCCGCAAGGTGGGTCGCAGCGACGGTggaggcggaggcggcggcggcggccccaGTGAAGCCGCGGGCTTGGGCCTTGACTTCGAGGACTCggtctggaagccagaagtcaaCCCAGACCTCAAGTCAGAGTTTGTGGTGGCCTAG
- the MIDN gene encoding midnolin isoform X1 codes for MEPQPGGARSCRRGAPGGACELGPAAEAAPMSLAIHSTTGTRYELSVPPDETVEGLRKRLSQRLKVPKERLALLHKDTRLSSGKLQEFGVGDGSKLTLVPTVEAGLMSQASRPEQSVMQALESLTETQPPAAPGPGRPGGGGFRKYRFILFKRPWHRQGPQSPERGGERPQVSDFLSGRSPLTLALRVGDHMMFVQLQLAAQHAPLQHRHVLAAAAAAAAAARGDPSMTTPMSSPCRPVSSAARVPPVPTSPAPASPSPVTAGSFRSHSAPSTCTEQMDCSSSANAGASPTSTPAGSPTSRSRKPGAVIESFVNHAPGVFSGTFSGTLHPNCQDSSGRPRRDIGTILQILNDLLSATRHYQGMPPSLTQLRCHAQCTPASPAPDLTPKTTSCEKLAASTSVSQARIGKPPGDRLRQTENRATRCKVERLQLLLQQKRLRRKARRDARGPYHWPPSRKVGRSDGGGGGGGGGPSEAAGLGLDFEDSVWKPEVNPDLKSEFVVA; via the exons ATGGAGCCGCAGCCCGGCGGTGCCCGGAGCTGCCGGCGCGGGGCCCCCGGTGGTGCCTGCGAGCTGGGTCCCGCGGCCGAGGCGGCGCCCATGAGCCTGGCCATCCACAGCACGACGGGCACCCGCTACGAGCTGTCGGTGCCCCCCGACGAGACGGTGGAGGGGCTGCGCAAGCGGCTGTCCCAGCGCCTCAAAGTGCCCAAGGAGCGCCTGGCTCTGCTCCACAAAGACAC CCGGCTCAGTTCGGGGAAGCTGCAGGAGTTCGGCGTGGGGGATGGCAGCAAGCTGACTCTCGTGCCCACCGTGGAGGCGGGCCTCATG TCTCAGGCTTCAAGGCCAGAACAGTCTGTGATGCAGGCCCTGGAGAGCTTGACGGAGACCCAG CCCCCAGCGGCACCCGGGCCGGGCCGGCCTGGCGGAGGCGGCTTCCGGAAATACCGATTCATTTTATTTAAGCGTCCGTGGCACCGACAGGGACcccagagcccagagaggggCGGCGAGaggccccag GTCAGTGACTTCTTGTCTGGCCGCTCACCACTGACCCTGGCTCTTCGAGTGGGTGACCACATGATGTTCGTCCAGCTTCAGCTCGCCGCCCAGCACGCCCCGCTACAGCACCGCCATGTGTTGGCTGCTGCAGCCGCTGCAGCCGCTGCTGCCCGCGGAGACCCCAGCATGACCACCCCTATGTCCTCTCCCTGCCGGCCAGTGTCCAGTGCTGCCCGTGTCCCCCCAGTACCCACCAGCCCTGCCCCTGCATCCCCCTCACCTGTCACAGCCGGCTCCTTCCGATCCCACTCGGCCCCCAGCACGTGCACCGAG cAGATGGACTGTTCCTCCTCTGCCAATGCCGGGGCCAGCCCCACGTCCACCCCTGCGGGCAGCCCCACCTCCCGCTCCCGCAAACCAGGCGCCGTCATCGAGAGCTTCGTGAACCACGCCCCGGGGGTCTTCTCAGGGACCTTCTCTG GCACACTGCACCCCAACTGCCAGGACAGCAGCGGACGGCCGCGGCGTGACATTGGCACCATCCTGCAGATCCTCAATGACCTCTTGAGTGCCACGCGGCACTACCAGGGCATGCCCCCGTCCCTGACCCAGCTGCGCTGCCATGCCCAGTGCACGCCCGCCTCGCCTGCCCCAGACCTCACCCCCAAAACTACCTCCTGTGAGAAGCTGGCAGCCTCGACCTCCGTGAGCCAGGCCCGCATAGGCAAGCCCCCCG GGGACCGGCTGCGGCAGACAGAAAACCGGGCCACCCGCTGCAAGGTGGAACGCctgcagctgctgctccagcagaAAAGGCTCCGTAGGAAGGCCCGGCGCGACGCCCGAGGCCCCTACCACTGGCCACCCAGCCGCAAGGTGGGTCGCAGCGACGGTggaggcggaggcggcggcggcggccccaGTGAAGCCGCGGGCTTGGGCCTTGACTTCGAGGACTCggtctggaagccagaagtcaaCCCAGACCTCAAGTCAGAGTTTGTGGTGGCCTAG
- the MIDN gene encoding midnolin isoform X3 gives MEPQPGGARSCRRGAPGGACELGPAAEAAPMSLAIHSTTGTRYELSVPPDETVEGLRKRLSQRLKVPKERLALLHKDTRLSSGKLQEFGVGDGSKLTLVPTVEAGLMSQASRPEQSVMQALESLTETQVSDFLSGRSPLTLALRVGDHMMFVQLQLAAQHAPLQHRHVLAAAAAAAAAARGDPSMTTPMSSPCRPVSSAARVPPVPTSPAPASPSPVTAGSFRSHSAPSTCTEQMDCSSSANAGASPTSTPAGSPTSRSRKPGAVIESFVNHAPGVFSGTFSGTLHPNCQDSSGRPRRDIGTILQILNDLLSATRHYQGMPPSLTQLRCHAQCTPASPAPDLTPKTTSCEKLAASTSVSQARIGKPPGDRLRQTENRATRCKVERLQLLLQQKRLRRKARRDARGPYHWPPSRKVGRSDGGGGGGGGGPSEAAGLGLDFEDSVWKPEVNPDLKSEFVVA, from the exons ATGGAGCCGCAGCCCGGCGGTGCCCGGAGCTGCCGGCGCGGGGCCCCCGGTGGTGCCTGCGAGCTGGGTCCCGCGGCCGAGGCGGCGCCCATGAGCCTGGCCATCCACAGCACGACGGGCACCCGCTACGAGCTGTCGGTGCCCCCCGACGAGACGGTGGAGGGGCTGCGCAAGCGGCTGTCCCAGCGCCTCAAAGTGCCCAAGGAGCGCCTGGCTCTGCTCCACAAAGACAC CCGGCTCAGTTCGGGGAAGCTGCAGGAGTTCGGCGTGGGGGATGGCAGCAAGCTGACTCTCGTGCCCACCGTGGAGGCGGGCCTCATG TCTCAGGCTTCAAGGCCAGAACAGTCTGTGATGCAGGCCCTGGAGAGCTTGACGGAGACCCAG GTCAGTGACTTCTTGTCTGGCCGCTCACCACTGACCCTGGCTCTTCGAGTGGGTGACCACATGATGTTCGTCCAGCTTCAGCTCGCCGCCCAGCACGCCCCGCTACAGCACCGCCATGTGTTGGCTGCTGCAGCCGCTGCAGCCGCTGCTGCCCGCGGAGACCCCAGCATGACCACCCCTATGTCCTCTCCCTGCCGGCCAGTGTCCAGTGCTGCCCGTGTCCCCCCAGTACCCACCAGCCCTGCCCCTGCATCCCCCTCACCTGTCACAGCCGGCTCCTTCCGATCCCACTCGGCCCCCAGCACGTGCACCGAG cAGATGGACTGTTCCTCCTCTGCCAATGCCGGGGCCAGCCCCACGTCCACCCCTGCGGGCAGCCCCACCTCCCGCTCCCGCAAACCAGGCGCCGTCATCGAGAGCTTCGTGAACCACGCCCCGGGGGTCTTCTCAGGGACCTTCTCTG GCACACTGCACCCCAACTGCCAGGACAGCAGCGGACGGCCGCGGCGTGACATTGGCACCATCCTGCAGATCCTCAATGACCTCTTGAGTGCCACGCGGCACTACCAGGGCATGCCCCCGTCCCTGACCCAGCTGCGCTGCCATGCCCAGTGCACGCCCGCCTCGCCTGCCCCAGACCTCACCCCCAAAACTACCTCCTGTGAGAAGCTGGCAGCCTCGACCTCCGTGAGCCAGGCCCGCATAGGCAAGCCCCCCG GGGACCGGCTGCGGCAGACAGAAAACCGGGCCACCCGCTGCAAGGTGGAACGCctgcagctgctgctccagcagaAAAGGCTCCGTAGGAAGGCCCGGCGCGACGCCCGAGGCCCCTACCACTGGCCACCCAGCCGCAAGGTGGGTCGCAGCGACGGTggaggcggaggcggcggcggcggccccaGTGAAGCCGCGGGCTTGGGCCTTGACTTCGAGGACTCggtctggaagccagaagtcaaCCCAGACCTCAAGTCAGAGTTTGTGGTGGCCTAG